The Ruminococcaceae bacterium BL-4 region GAAAACCACTTGCCAATATTATCTCTCTATGTTCCGAAGTAATGTTCAAGATTGTAAACAGCATTTTGGTAATTATCCCTTACGGTGTATTTGGTTTGATGTCTGTTGCAATGGCAAAATACGGAGTCGCGATTTTTGGACCGGTGCTCAAATTTATTGCAACCGATTATCTTGCCAACGCCATTATGGTGATCGTTATCTATTCGATTTTTCTTCAATTTATTGGAAAAGTTAGCCCCATTATGTTCTGGAAAAAAGCGTTTGAACCTTGGATGATTGCATTTAGCACTTGTACTTCTTCTGCGGCCCTGCCGATTTCGATGAAAGTTGCACCCAAACGTCTTGGTGTTCCGAAAGATATCGCAAGCTTTGTGCTTCCGTTGGGTGCTACTGCAAACATGAATGGCACTTGCATCTATTTTGGAATCATTGTTCTGTTTGCTTCTCAGCTTTATGGAATCAATCTTTCGATAGAGCAGCAGATCATGCTGGTTTTACAAGCAACTTTTCTCAGTGTCGGCTGTGCGGCAACCCCTCAGATTGGGCTGGTTATCAGCATTACTCTGCTTACTCAGATGGGACTGCCATTGGAAGCAACCGCTCTGGTTGCTGGAATTTATCGCATTATCGATCAGGCACATACTTCTACAAACTCTTCCGGAGACCTTGTAACATCTGTGTGTATCGCATCTATGGAAAATGAATTGAATCGTGATATGTATAATGACCCTAATGCCGGCAGAGAGGAACAAGTAGCCTAAATCTAAATTCTTTTAAAACATTTTGGATTATTAAATAGAAAAATTCATTTGGATTTTAATTGATTAAATTAAGGAGTGTATTAAAAATGGAAGACAACAGAATTATTGAGTGTGTGGAACGTGCGGACTACATCCTTTCTAACTTAATGGCAGTTAAGCCCGGTGAAGAGGTTTTAATTGCAATTGATCCTCAGACGGATATGCGTATGGCAAATGCGATGGCAGCGGCTGCATTAAAATGTGGTGCAGAATACAACATCAGTATGATGCCGGTTCGTGGCAAAGACAAGGCCACTATTTTTCCAAAGACTTTGGAAAGTGCAATGGAAGCTTGCGATGTTTTTGTTGGTATGACGACGGCCTCCGGTGCAGCAATCTACAATAACCGCTTGAAGGAACTTATCAATGAGAAAAAGCTGCGCGAAGTTTCTATCTGTCTGCGTAACATTGATAACTTTACGCGTGGGGGTGCTTTGGCAGACTATGAAGAAGTTTATAAAGACGGAGAGAAACTGCAGAAAATCTGGAGAGGCCACAAGAAAGCTCATATCACAACCCCTGCTGGCACCGATCTTTATATGGAAATGAACGATATGGAACCCATCATTGAATGTGGAATTGCTAGAAATCCAGGGGATGCAATGGCATGGTCAGACGGCGAAGTTTCCCTTGGACCGGTAATCGGTAGCACACACGGAAAATTGGTTATTGATGGGCCAATTTGCTACTATGGATGCCCGACAACACCAGTTGAGTTAAAAATTGAGGGTGGCCGTATTGTTGAGGTTTTAGGTGGAGATCCCAAAATCTGCAAGGAGATCCGCCGCCAGATTGCAGAGATTAAAGACAGCGACAATATTGCAGAAATTGGTCTGGGACTTAATCCGGCATGCCTTTTTAACGGCGACTTTGAAGAGGAGAAAAAAGCACGTGGTACCTGCCATATTGCAATGGGCAATGGCTATTATTATGGTCAGCCTGCTCGGTCTACGGTCCACATTGATATGGTGCAGTATAATCCGACAGTCGTTTTTGATGATGAAGTTGTTATCGTAAAAGACGGGAAGGTTGTTTGTCTGGATGACTAATGGGTTCTGTAAAAAGCAATCATTGTGATTCGTTTTTTAACTTTTTACTCGTTTCTACTACATGAGTGACTCGCTCCTAAGATAAAAAATCTATCATTTGCCCCGTATTAGCACGATACGGGGCAAATGGCATTTTTTGGATCATTCAAAAAGTATAAAAATAAAACAGATTTGCTTTCTATTTTTCGCAAAATTTGTTATAATTGAAAGGAAATTGTACGCGAAAGGAGAAGATCCTCCCGATGATGAACGAACTCAGATATGTCTATGAAGTATATCAGGAAAGAAGCTTTTCTAAAGCAGCTAAAAAGCTTTATATTACGCAGCCAGCTCTAAGTGCAATGGTAAAAAAAGCTGAAATAGAAATCGGACAGCCGATTTTTGACCGCAGTACCATACCGCTTACTTTAACGGATGCTGGACGTTATTATATTGCATCTGCCAAAAAGATTCTGTTCATTCAAAAAAACATGACTTCATATTTTCAGGACCTCCAGCATTTGCAGACGGGGCATCTTTCTATTGGAGGTTCTTCATTCTTTTGTACCTATATCCTTTCAAAACAGGTTGGCCGCTTTCAAAAACGTTATCCCGGAATTACAATTGACATGGTAGAATCTAACGTGCAGGAACTGAAAAAGCGGGTGGCAGACGATACCTTGAATTTGATTATGGAAACCGCTTTTTTTGAAAATGATCACCTCAAAAAATATTTTTGCTGTTATGAAGATATCCTCTTAGGAGTACCGGCTTCCTTTGAAATTAATCGAGGACTGGAAAAATATGCTTTATCGTTTCGGGATATTTGTGAAAAGAAAAATGAGGATCCTGCTTTTTTGGCCGTTCCTTTGCAATTTTTTAAAGATCTTCCTTTTTTAATGCTGAAAGAAGGAAATGATCTATATTATCGAGGAATTTCTATTTGCAAAAATGCAGGATTTAATCCACGGATTGCCATTAAACTGGATCAGATTTTGACTGCTTTTTACATTGCATGTACCGGAGCAGGAGCAGTTTTTATAAGGGCTTCTATGCCTCCATATCTGCCGATGACAAATCAACTCATTTACTACAAACTCAGTGATCCTTTGGCACGACGTGAAGTTTATCTTGCGCATAAACAAGGGTGCTATGTAACGAATGCCATGGCGGCTTTTCTTAAGATGAGTGGTGTAAAAGATGCACAGTGCTGTCAAGGAAAAAAGATTTGATTTTGCAAGAATTGGTCGATTGAAAATTCAAAATCAAGAAATCTGAATATAAAATTTTTCAAAAAACTCGTAGGATAAGACAAAAGCAAACTAGCTAATTTATCGTTATTTACCAAAAAAAGCTTCGAATTTTCTAGTTGCTTTTCCAAAAATCTATGATATAATGTGAATGAAAATTTACAAAATGTTCAAGAATGGGTTGAAACAAGATACCTAAAAATGAATAATCAGATTTGTGCAAAATGCCGATTATTTAAATGACATAAGGGAAAATGAGGAAAATTGGTCTTTTGATGAACCTCTTGAAAAAATAGATTGTAAGTTTTCCGGCGCCGGTTGAACGGCATTTTTCTATGGCATAAAATTGGAATGGATTCCATAATGCGAAATGGAAGAGCGCTGCGCCGGTATCTTGATTGCTGACGCTGTCGTTGACAAGTTGTTTTTACCGCCGGCGGCGGGAGGCAAATTAGTAAATCAATACCATTTCAATTCTGGCGCGTTTCGTTTTCTCAAAAATTTTTACTTAAGGGGGTGTAATGTTAATTATGTGGACTTCGAACACAATGGATGCTGGTAGTGCAATAATGGTTTCCGTAATGGGTATAGCTGTGGTCTTTCTGTCTCTGATTGCACTGGCTATCGCAATTATTATTGTGTCAAAAATTGTGAATTCAGCTCAGAAAAACAAGAAAGTAGCACCAGTAGCACCAACAGCACCGTCAACATCAGCAGCACCGATTGCTTCTAGTAGTGCTGATGATGAAACTTATGCAGTCTTGATGGCTGCAGTCTGTGAGGAAGCGAATGCTTCTCCGGATACGATTCAGATCAAGGAGATCAAAGAGATCAAATAAATGGATCAAATGATCTAGATCTAAAACTTTATTAATGACTCTTTCTTAATTAAAAACATATTAGAATTAAAGGAGAATTGTAATGAAATACGTTGCAACTTTGAATGGTAAGAAATATGAGATTGAAATTGAAAAGGTAGAGAGCGGCTATCAGCCGATGTCTCGTGCTGCTGTTGCCGCGCCTGTCGCTCCTGCTGCAGCGCCTGCTCCTGTTGCTGCTCCAGCTCCTGCTGCTGCTCCAGCCCCTGCCGCTGCTCCTGTTGCTGCTGGCGACAATAATGTTATTTCTCCAATGCCTGGAAAAATTTTGGATGTCAAATGCAAAGTCGGGGATGTCGTTAAGGCTGGCCAGGTTCTTATTATGTTGGAAGCTATGAAGATGGAAAATGAGATCGTTGCTCAAGCGGATGGAACTGTAGCAGCTATTCCGGTACATACAGGTGATATGGTTGATACCGATGCTACGCTAGTCGTGCTGAAGTAAGGAGGCACGCTTAGAATGAATTTTATTACTGTTCTGGGGAGGATATTTCAGGAATCCGGTTTTGCTGCGATTACATGGCAGCAGGCTGTGATGATGATTGTATCCTTTGTCCTGATGTATTTAGCAATTAAAAAGCAGTTTGAGCCGTTGCTTTTGCTTCCAATCGCTTTTGGAATTTTTCTTGCAAACTTGCCTCTTGCGAATATGGGTGCTGAAGAAGGCGGCGTTATCTCGGTATTGTATCAAGGCATTAAAGGAGACTTGTTCCCCTGCCTGATCTTTATGGGAGTCGGTGCAATGACCGATTTTGCTCCTTTGATAGCAAACCCGATCAGCTTATTGCTTGGTGCTTCTGCACAGCTTGGTGTTTACTGCGCATTCCTGCTGGCATTGGCAACCGGCCTCTTTACGCCGGGACAGGCCGCTGCAATCGGCATTATCGGTGGTGCTGATGGCCCGACTTCTATTTATCTTGCAAATAACCTTGCACCGAATCTGGTTGCACCAATCGCTGTTGCAGCATATTCATACATGGCTTTGATTCCGCTGATTCAGCCTCCGATTATGCGTGCACTTACTACTCAAAAAGAGCGTGCCATCAAGATGGGCCAGCTCCGCAAAGTATCTAAAGTCGAAAAAATGGTTTTCCCGATTTTCGTTGTTCTGTTCTGCTCATTGCTCCTGCCGGATGTTGCTCCGCTGCTGGGCATGCTGATGTTGGGCAACCTGTTCCGTGAGAGTGGTGTGGTTGAGCGTCTTTCCGATGTTGCTCAGAATGCTCTGTGCAACATTGTTACGATTTTCCTTGGCCTCTCCGTTGGCGCTACTGCAAACGGAGAACTCTTCCTGCGGACTCAAACTCTGGCAATCATTGCAATGGGTTTGATTGCATTCTCATTCTCCACTGCAGGTGGTCTTCTCTTCGGCAAACTTCTTTGCCATTTGACTCACGGCAAGATCAATCCGCTGATTGGTTCCGCTGGTGTATCTGCAGTTCCTATGGCTGCACGTGTTTCACAGGTAGAAGGCCGCAAATACAATCCGACCAATTTCCTGCTGATGCATGCAATGGGGCCGAACGTGGCTGGCGTTATTGGTACTGCAATGGCTGCCGGGTACTTCCTGACCGTTTTTAAAGTCTGATTTCTGATTGATCCTTTTGTTCATTAATTGCCCTTTATGGGCAATGAAAATATAATTAGGGGGTTTTTAGCGTGGGAAAAATCTATTCTCTGCACGATGCGATTGCTAAGTACGTCAGCGATGGCGACTTTATCGCATTCGGTGGCTTCACAACGAACAGAAAGCCTTTCGCTGCTGTTCACGAAATTTTGCGTCAGGGCAAAAAGGACTTTATTGTCCAGACAGGCCCTGCCGGCCATGATGTCGATATGCTGATCGGCGAGGGTCGTGTAAAGGCATTTATCAACTGCTACATTGCAAACTCTGGTTTTACAAATGTATGCCGCCGCTTCCGTAAAGCGTACGAGCAGGGCAAACTCCTGATGGAGGATTACTCTCAGGATGTTCTGATGCTTCAGTTGCATGCAGCTTCCCTTGGGCTTCCTTTCCTGCCGGTCAAATTGATGATCGGTTCCGGTTTGGAAACCGAGTGGGGCATTACGAAGGAACAGCGCCAGAAGATCGACAAGTTGCCGGATGATAAATTTGTTACCATCGAGAACCCGTTCAAGAAGGGCGACAAAGTTCTGGCTTGCCCGGTTCCGGAAATTGATACTGCAATTATCCATGTGCAGTATGCTTCTCCGGACGGAACCTGCCGTATCATTGGTGACGAATTCCATGATGTTGATATTGCAGTTGCAGCTAAGAAGACCATCGTTACTTGCGAGCAGATCATCAGCGATGAACAGATTCGCCGTGATCCGACCCTCAACTCCATTCCGGGCTTCTGCGTGGATGCTGTTGTATTGGCTCCTTTTGGTGCACATCCGTCTCAGTGCTACAGCCTTTACGATTATGATAAGGCTTATTATAAGGCTTATGATGTCGCCAGCAAGACTGAAGAGGACTTTAAGACATTTGTGGACGAGTGGGTTTACGGTGTTAAAGACCATGAGGAATACATCAACAAACTTGGTGCTTCCCGCCTTGCAAAGCTGAAGGTCATTCCGGGCCTCGGCTATGCTGTAGATATGACGAAGGAGGGTTAAGTAATGGCTGATTACACGAATTATACGAATAAAGAAATTCAGGCTGTAAACATTGCGAAATGCATTCAGAATGATCAGATCGTAATTGTTGGTACTGGCCTTCCGCTGATCGGTGCATCTTTGGCAAAACGCGTTTATGCTCCGAAATGCCACCTGATCGTTGAGAGTGGTTTGATGGATTGCTCTCCAATCGAAGTTCCCCGCAGCGTCGGTGATGCTCGTTTTATGGCACATTGCGCTGTTCAGTGGCCGAATATCCGTTTCATCGGATTTGAAGCAAATGAATGGCTTCATAACGAGAACCGTCTGATTGCATTTATCGGCGGCGCTCAGATCGACCCGTTCGGCAATGTAAACTCCACAAGCATTGGCGATTATCATCATCCGAAGACTCGTTTCACCGGTTCCGGCGGAGCGAACGGCATTGCTACATACTGCAACACAATCATTATGATGCAGCATGAGAAACGCCGCTTTATGCAGAAGGTTGACTACATCACCAGCCCTGGCTGGATGGAAGGCCCTGGCGGACGTGAAGCTCACGGCCTGCCTGGAAACCGTGGCCCGCAGATGGTTGTTACCGACCGCGGCATCCTGAAGTTTGACAAAGATACAAAGAGAATGTATCTTGCTGGTTATTATCCGTCTTCTTCTCCGGAAGAAATTATTGAAAATACTGGCTTTGACATTGATGTTTCTAAGGCTGTCAAGTTGGATGCTCCGGATCCGGAAGTTATCC contains the following coding sequences:
- the gctB gene encoding Glutaconate CoA-transferase subunit B, translating into MADYTNYTNKEIQAVNIAKCIQNDQIVIVGTGLPLIGASLAKRVYAPKCHLIVESGLMDCSPIEVPRSVGDARFMAHCAVQWPNIRFIGFEANEWLHNENRLIAFIGGAQIDPFGNVNSTSIGDYHHPKTRFTGSGGANGIATYCNTIIMMQHEKRRFMQKVDYITSPGWMEGPGGREAHGLPGNRGPQMVVTDRGILKFDKDTKRMYLAGYYPSSSPEEIIENTGFDIDVSKAVKLDAPDPEVIRMIREEIDPGQAFIKVPVEEKA
- the gcdB gene encoding Glutaconyl-CoA decarboxylase subunit beta; amino-acid sequence: MNFITVLGRIFQESGFAAITWQQAVMMIVSFVLMYLAIKKQFEPLLLLPIAFGIFLANLPLANMGAEEGGVISVLYQGIKGDLFPCLIFMGVGAMTDFAPLIANPISLLLGASAQLGVYCAFLLALATGLFTPGQAAAIGIIGGADGPTSIYLANNLAPNLVAPIAVAAYSYMALIPLIQPPIMRALTTQKERAIKMGQLRKVSKVEKMVFPIFVVLFCSLLLPDVAPLLGMLMLGNLFRESGVVERLSDVAQNALCNIVTIFLGLSVGATANGELFLRTQTLAIIAMGLIAFSFSTAGGLLFGKLLCHLTHGKINPLIGSAGVSAVPMAARVSQVEGRKYNPTNFLLMHAMGPNVAGVIGTAMAAGYFLTVFKV
- a CDS encoding putative Glutamate transporter homolog (Evidence 3 : Putative function from multiple computational evidences), whose product is MEVIEKSQEITTEPKNGNGKNSKKKKMKLHIKIFIFLFAGIVFGYVLNAMGGAENPTINGYILPFLQFIGDMFLKLIKMIVVPLVFFCIIDAALSLGDIKKLRSVGVKTIVWFLGSSAIAATIGLVLANLIKPGLGVTFSSDVGTVEVKELPGVYQTILNLIPNNPFAALTSGDMMPIIVFSLFLGFALIGLGEHGKPLANIISLCSEVMFKIVNSILVIIPYGVFGLMSVAMAKYGVAIFGPVLKFIATDYLANAIMVIVIYSIFLQFIGKVSPIMFWKKAFEPWMIAFSTCTSSAALPISMKVAPKRLGVPKDIASFVLPLGATANMNGTCIYFGIIVLFASQLYGINLSIEQQIMLVLQATFLSVGCAATPQIGLVISITLLTQMGLPLEATALVAGIYRIIDQAHTSTNSSGDLVTSVCIASMENELNRDMYNDPNAGREEQVA
- a CDS encoding Oxaloacetate decarboxylase gamma chain; the protein is MLIMWTSNTMDAGSAIMVSVMGIAVVFLSLIALAIAIIIVSKIVNSAQKNKKVAPVAPTAPSTSAAPIASSSADDETYAVLMAAVCEEANASPDTIQIKEIKEIK
- a CDS encoding LysR family transcriptional regulator, whose protein sequence is MMNELRYVYEVYQERSFSKAAKKLYITQPALSAMVKKAEIEIGQPIFDRSTIPLTLTDAGRYYIASAKKILFIQKNMTSYFQDLQHLQTGHLSIGGSSFFCTYILSKQVGRFQKRYPGITIDMVESNVQELKKRVADDTLNLIMETAFFENDHLKKYFCCYEDILLGVPASFEINRGLEKYALSFRDICEKKNEDPAFLAVPLQFFKDLPFLMLKEGNDLYYRGISICKNAGFNPRIAIKLDQILTAFYIACTGAGAVFIRASMPPYLPMTNQLIYYKLSDPLARREVYLAHKQGCYVTNAMAAFLKMSGVKDAQCCQGKKI
- the gctA gene encoding Glutaconate CoA-transferase subunit A, giving the protein MGKIYSLHDAIAKYVSDGDFIAFGGFTTNRKPFAAVHEILRQGKKDFIVQTGPAGHDVDMLIGEGRVKAFINCYIANSGFTNVCRRFRKAYEQGKLLMEDYSQDVLMLQLHAASLGLPFLPVKLMIGSGLETEWGITKEQRQKIDKLPDDKFVTIENPFKKGDKVLACPVPEIDTAIIHVQYASPDGTCRIIGDEFHDVDIAVAAKKTIVTCEQIISDEQIRRDPTLNSIPGFCVDAVVLAPFGAHPSQCYSLYDYDKAYYKAYDVASKTEEDFKTFVDEWVYGVKDHEEYINKLGASRLAKLKVIPGLGYAVDMTKEG
- a CDS encoding Leucyl aminopeptidase: MEDNRIIECVERADYILSNLMAVKPGEEVLIAIDPQTDMRMANAMAAAALKCGAEYNISMMPVRGKDKATIFPKTLESAMEACDVFVGMTTASGAAIYNNRLKELINEKKLREVSICLRNIDNFTRGGALADYEEVYKDGEKLQKIWRGHKKAHITTPAGTDLYMEMNDMEPIIECGIARNPGDAMAWSDGEVSLGPVIGSTHGKLVIDGPICYYGCPTTPVELKIEGGRIVEVLGGDPKICKEIRRQIAEIKDSDNIAEIGLGLNPACLFNGDFEEEKKARGTCHIAMGNGYYYGQPARSTVHIDMVQYNPTVVFDDEVVIVKDGKVVCLDD
- the gcdC gene encoding Glutaconyl-CoA decarboxylase subunit gamma, producing MKYVATLNGKKYEIEIEKVESGYQPMSRAAVAAPVAPAAAPAPVAAPAPAAAPAPAAAPVAAGDNNVISPMPGKILDVKCKVGDVVKAGQVLIMLEAMKMENEIVAQADGTVAAIPVHTGDMVDTDATLVVLK